From one Catellatospora sp. IY07-71 genomic stretch:
- a CDS encoding ABC transporter permease, whose amino-acid sequence MTMQMTRPMPVAAPKRLTAADVAARTTPHNSVGQTLSQTMSMAWRATKKMRRNPEQFFDVTIQPLLFTAMFAYLLGGGLSGSVQAYLPLVIPGILAQTALTACMATGVQLREDMEKGVFDRFKSLPMARIAPLAGPMVADLLRYAIASTLTFLTGIAMGYRPGGGVAGVVLAILLTMIAGWSLAWVFTWVGTLARSAQSVQGISMMIMFPLTFMSNALVPVETLPGWLAAFVKVNPVSYVVTATRDLANDGQVTGHVGWAIVACAAVIAIFAPLSVRGYKRHL is encoded by the coding sequence ATGACCATGCAGATGACCAGGCCAATGCCGGTGGCGGCACCGAAGCGGCTGACCGCGGCCGACGTCGCCGCGCGCACGACCCCGCACAACAGCGTCGGGCAGACGCTGAGCCAGACGATGTCGATGGCGTGGCGGGCGACGAAGAAGATGCGCCGCAACCCCGAGCAGTTCTTCGACGTCACCATCCAGCCGCTGCTGTTCACGGCGATGTTCGCGTACCTGCTCGGCGGCGGCCTGTCCGGCAGCGTGCAGGCGTACCTGCCGCTGGTGATCCCGGGCATCCTGGCGCAGACCGCGCTGACCGCGTGCATGGCCACCGGCGTGCAGCTGCGCGAGGACATGGAGAAGGGGGTGTTCGACCGGTTCAAGTCGCTGCCGATGGCCCGGATCGCGCCGCTGGCCGGTCCGATGGTCGCCGACCTGCTGCGGTACGCCATCGCCTCGACGCTGACCTTCCTCACCGGTATCGCGATGGGCTACCGCCCCGGCGGCGGCGTGGCCGGTGTGGTGCTGGCGATCCTGCTCACGATGATCGCCGGGTGGTCGCTGGCCTGGGTGTTCACCTGGGTCGGCACGCTGGCCCGCAGCGCGCAGAGCGTCCAGGGCATCTCCATGATGATCATGTTCCCGCTGACGTTCATGTCCAACGCGCTGGTGCCGGTGGAGACCCTGCCCGGCTGGCTGGCCGCGTTCGTGAAGGTCAACCCGGTGTCGTACGTGGTCACCGCCACCCGCGACCTGGCCAACGACGGCCAGGTCACCGGGCACGTCGGCTGGGCCATCGTGGCCTGCGCGGCCGTCATCGCGATCTTCGCGCCGCTGTCGGTACGCGGTTACAAGCGGCACCTCTGA
- a CDS encoding ATP-binding cassette domain-containing protein, with protein MKHIPAVHAEGLVKSFGDFRAVDGVDLHVEQGEIYGVLGPNGAGKTTMLKMLATLLPIDGGRAEIFGVDVRRDPHRTRQLLGVTGQYASVDENLTANENLWLFGRLQGVSSKTSRATAARLLEQFGLQEAADKPISQFSGGMRRRLDLAASLITRPPLIFLDEPTTGLDPRTRGQMWDTIRELVAGGCTVLLTTQYLDEADQLAGRIAVIDRGRKVAEGTPDELKASVGNSTLRLRLTEPADQPVAAQVVRRLLGEDPVLSPESGRLNVALDAADRAADVLISLREAGVGVTSVSVDAPTLDEVFLALTGHGTGEGADLSATADDRELEVTR; from the coding sequence ATGAAGCACATTCCCGCGGTCCACGCGGAGGGCCTGGTGAAGTCGTTCGGTGACTTCCGTGCCGTCGACGGGGTCGACCTGCACGTCGAGCAGGGCGAGATCTACGGCGTGCTCGGCCCGAACGGCGCAGGCAAGACGACCATGCTCAAGATGCTGGCCACCCTGCTGCCCATCGACGGGGGCCGGGCCGAGATCTTCGGCGTGGACGTGCGCCGGGACCCGCACCGCACCCGGCAGCTGCTCGGGGTGACCGGGCAGTACGCGTCCGTGGACGAGAACCTGACCGCCAACGAGAACCTGTGGCTGTTCGGCCGCCTGCAGGGCGTGTCGAGCAAGACGTCCCGCGCCACCGCGGCGCGGCTGCTGGAGCAGTTCGGCCTCCAGGAGGCGGCGGACAAGCCGATCTCGCAGTTCAGCGGAGGCATGCGGCGGCGGCTGGACCTGGCCGCCAGCCTGATCACCCGCCCGCCGCTGATCTTCCTGGACGAGCCGACCACCGGCCTGGACCCGCGCACCCGGGGCCAGATGTGGGACACCATCCGCGAGCTGGTCGCGGGCGGCTGCACGGTCCTGCTGACCACGCAGTACCTGGACGAGGCCGACCAGCTGGCCGGCCGGATCGCGGTCATCGACCGGGGCCGCAAGGTCGCCGAGGGCACCCCAGACGAGCTGAAGGCGTCGGTGGGCAACTCGACGCTGCGGCTGCGGCTGACCGAGCCCGCCGACCAGCCCGTCGCGGCGCAGGTCGTACGCCGCCTGCTCGGCGAGGACCCTGTCCTCAGCCCCGAGTCGGGGCGGCTGAACGTGGCGCTCGACGCCGCGGACCGGGCCGCGGACGTGCTCATCAGCCTGCGCGAGGCGGGTGTCGGCGTCACCTCGGTGAGCGTCGACGCGCCGACCCTCGACGAGGTGTTCCTGGCGCTCACCGGGCACGGCACCGGCGAGGGCGCCGACCTCTCCGCGACCGCGGACGATCGTGAACTTGAGGTGACCCGATGA